The genomic region GCGGCTTACGAAGCTGGCAGCCTGATAACCGCGGATATGGAAACCGTTAAAGCCCTGCTGTCGATTGCGGCTCAGGCACGGCAATACCAGGCGCCCTTGCCCTTTGTGGTCGCAGAGATTCAGGATATCCGTAAACTTCCGGTGGTTGAGCGCGCTTACCCGGGACCTATTGAAGTGATTGCTGGCAACGCCACTATTAGCCGCCTGATGGTGCAGAACGTGCTGCATCCAGGGTTGTCTGAGGTCTATAACGAGTTGCTCACCACGGGCGAAGGCAATGAGATCTACGTTCGGGGAGGCGACTCGATAGTGGGCCTGTCGCTGGGAGAACTGGCATCCCAGCGCCCGGGTGTGATCATACTGGGGCTGCTTCGCCATTGTGAGCAGGGTTGGGATATTCGGTTAGCCGCGCCATCGACAACTCGTATAAAAGCTGAAGATCAGGTTGTCATGGTAGCCCGGGATTACTCTGAAACGGATGCAGACCCGAAAGCGCCTGTGTTGCCGGAGATTATTCGTGGCGAAGCAAAGCACTTTGAGCGTGCACAAGAGCTGGCAGGCTGCCGCATTTTGCTGCTCGGCTGGAACCGCCGAGTTCCCAGCCTGATGGCGGAATTCGCAAGTTATGGTTCCGGTCAGCCTGTGCTGGATATTGTGTCCGTTGTGCCCATATCCGAACGTGAGTATGCGCTCAGTCGGTATGCTGTCGGGAAGGCTCTTGAAAGCTATAATCATATTGAAGCTGACTATATGGTTGAAGATGAATTGCGACGGATCAATCCTGCCAGTTACGACACCATTATACTGCTTAGTAGTGATCGGCTGGCCTCTGGTGAAGAGGCCGATGCACGGACAATGGTTGGCTATCTTCAGCTTGAAGACATACTGGCTGAAGCACCCGGGCGCCCACAGCTGATTATGGAACTGAGTGATTCAGATAACCGCCATCTGCTCTACGGCCACCAGAGCGAAATGCTCATTAGCCCTATGATTCTCAGCCATGTTTTGGCTCAGGTTGCCCTGAGGCGCGAGTTGAGAGTGGTGTTAGAGGAGCTCTTTACGGTAGGTGGTGCAGAAATTCAGTTTCGAGATCCTGGCGACTACCCGCTGCCGGCAAGCGCGGATTTTCACGTAGTGGAAAGAGTACTGGCTGCGGAAGGTGAAATTGCTCTTGGCGTTTTCTGTGCCACCGCGGACGCTCGTGGCCGGAGCCTGGTGATGAACCCGCCGCGCAGGGAGTATCTGGATTTGCAGCCCGGCGACCGGCTGGTTGTGCTTTGTCAGTCCTGAAACTTGCGGTAGGCGACAAAGCTGTTCACTTAGTACTATTCATAAGAAAAATGATGAAAATAGATTATATAAATTTCAATTATGAATCTTAAGCCATTAGAGTATTGGGCAACGTAGCTAAATCATCAACACTAAGGATCGAAACATGCCTTACGCAACCGACGTCGATGCCATTGCAGCCGTACTGAAGCAAAACCCGACCTGGAACGCTATTAACCCTAAGCACGCTGCTCGTATGCGCGCTCAGAATAAATTCAGAACCGGTCTGGATATCGCCAAGTACACCGCCGATATCATGCGCGAAGACATGGCTAACTACGATAACGACAAGGCTCAGTACACCCAATCTTTGGGTTGCTGGCACGGTTTTATTGGTCAGCAGAAGATGATTTCTATTAAGAAACACTTCAACAGCACCAAGCGTCGTTACCTGTACCTGTCTGGCTGGATGGTTGCTGCACTGCGCTCCGAGTTCGGTCCACTGCCTGATCAGTCTATGCACGAGAAGACATCTGTACCTAGCCTGATCGAAGAGCTGTACACTTTCCTGCGTCAAGCAGACTCTTGGGAACTGAACCATCTGTTCCGCGATCTGGAAGCCGCTGAAAAAGCGGGCGACACTGCCAAGGCAGCTGAGCTAATCAAGCAGATCGACAGCCACGAAACTCACGTTGTACCAATCATTGCAGACATCGATGCGGGTTTCGGTAACGACGAAGCAACGTATCTGCTGGCCAAGAAAATGATCGAAGCGGGTGCTTGCGCCATTCAGATCGAAAACCAGGTTTCTGACGAAAAGCAGTGTGGCCACCAGGACGGTAAAGTTACTGTTCCTCACGCCGACTTCCTGTCCAAGATCAACGCTGTTCGTTTGGCGTTCCTGGAGCTGGGTGTGGACAACGGTGTTATCGTTGCCCGCACTGACTCATTGGGTGCTGGCCTGACCAAGCAAATCGCTGTAACCGATGAGCCAGGTGACCTGGGCGACCAGTACAACAGCTTTATCGATGGCGACATTATCGAAAACGCTGAAGACATCAACAACGGCGACGTTGTGATCAAGCAAGACGGCAAGCTGGTTAAGCCTAAGCGTTTGGCATCTGGCCTGTTCCAGTTCAAAGAAGGCTCGGGTGAAGACCGTGTTATTCTGGACTGCATCACCAGCCTGCAGAACGGCGCTGACTTGCTGTGGATCGAGACTGAGAAACCGCACGTTGGCCAGATCGCTGCCATGGTTAACCGCATCAAGGCAGAAGTTCCAGATGCCAAGCTGGTTTACAATAACAGCCCATCGTTCAACTGGACTCTGAACTTCCGTCAGCAGGTATTTGACGCGTGGACTGAAGAAGGCAAGGACGTATCTGCATACGACCGTCCTAAGCTGATGAGCGAAGAGTACGACAGCACTGAGCTGGGTCAGCTGGCTGACGAGTGGACCGCCAACTTCCAGCGCGACGCTGCTCGGGAAGCGGGTGTATTCCACCACTTGATCACTCTGCCGACTTACCACACTGCGGCGCTGTCTACTGACAATCTGGCCAAAGGCTACTTCGGTGAAGAAGGCATGCTGGCATACGTTAAAGGCGTACAGCGTGAAGAAATCCGTCAGGGTGTCGCCACTGTTCGGCACCAGGACATGGCCGGTTCTAACATCGGTGACGACCACAAGGAGTTCTTCGCAGGTGATGCTGCGCTGAAAGCCGGTGGTGGAGACAACACCATGAACCAGTTCTAAGCGAACGGTTTATTGTGCTCCCGC from Marinobacter sp. LV10R510-11A harbors:
- a CDS encoding CASTOR/POLLUX-related putative ion channel translates to MLPFRVVDRVKFIVERQLVKGAGFQLLVVGIFIGLISLIGGLLVVPQGGEFDDPGSAVWWAFLRLTDPGYLGDDVGTWQRFVSTLLTISGYVVFMGTLVAILTRWLIAKMAELERGLTPVTLKNHVVVLGWTSQTLPLLSELLGSSGRMRRFLEKHDTQKLNLVVLSEEASAAQVHELRNEPGIGRRARQIILRSGSAIQPDALHRVACLDAAAVIVPSAAYEAGSLITADMETVKALLSIAAQARQYQAPLPFVVAEIQDIRKLPVVERAYPGPIEVIAGNATISRLMVQNVLHPGLSEVYNELLTTGEGNEIYVRGGDSIVGLSLGELASQRPGVIILGLLRHCEQGWDIRLAAPSTTRIKAEDQVVMVARDYSETDADPKAPVLPEIIRGEAKHFERAQELAGCRILLLGWNRRVPSLMAEFASYGSGQPVLDIVSVVPISEREYALSRYAVGKALESYNHIEADYMVEDELRRINPASYDTIILLSSDRLASGEEADARTMVGYLQLEDILAEAPGRPQLIMELSDSDNRHLLYGHQSEMLISPMILSHVLAQVALRRELRVVLEELFTVGGAEIQFRDPGDYPLPASADFHVVERVLAAEGEIALGVFCATADARGRSLVMNPPRREYLDLQPGDRLVVLCQS
- a CDS encoding isocitrate lyase; the encoded protein is MPYATDVDAIAAVLKQNPTWNAINPKHAARMRAQNKFRTGLDIAKYTADIMREDMANYDNDKAQYTQSLGCWHGFIGQQKMISIKKHFNSTKRRYLYLSGWMVAALRSEFGPLPDQSMHEKTSVPSLIEELYTFLRQADSWELNHLFRDLEAAEKAGDTAKAAELIKQIDSHETHVVPIIADIDAGFGNDEATYLLAKKMIEAGACAIQIENQVSDEKQCGHQDGKVTVPHADFLSKINAVRLAFLELGVDNGVIVARTDSLGAGLTKQIAVTDEPGDLGDQYNSFIDGDIIENAEDINNGDVVIKQDGKLVKPKRLASGLFQFKEGSGEDRVILDCITSLQNGADLLWIETEKPHVGQIAAMVNRIKAEVPDAKLVYNNSPSFNWTLNFRQQVFDAWTEEGKDVSAYDRPKLMSEEYDSTELGQLADEWTANFQRDAAREAGVFHHLITLPTYHTAALSTDNLAKGYFGEEGMLAYVKGVQREEIRQGVATVRHQDMAGSNIGDDHKEFFAGDAALKAGGGDNTMNQF